A window from Prochlorococcus marinus CUG1435 encodes these proteins:
- a CDS encoding hydrolase, which produces MNDQEISSDKLSSKVNALLIIDIQEKIIRPIFNKDSIIKNIKKLINAYQILEENIFISEQNPLKLGVTIPELSSIAEFRKFEKMEFSLAKLEDFLKELKDKKITNLIVCGIETHICIQQTVLDCLQKGFEIILISDAMGSRNRIDHEIALQRMTRSGATLTTTESIIFELCKTADRKEFKEIRNIIMS; this is translated from the coding sequence ATGAATGATCAAGAAATCTCTTCTGATAAGTTATCATCGAAAGTCAACGCCTTGCTAATTATTGATATTCAGGAAAAAATAATAAGACCAATTTTTAATAAGGATTCAATAATCAAAAACATTAAAAAGCTAATAAATGCTTACCAAATTTTAGAAGAAAACATATTTATATCTGAACAAAACCCACTCAAATTGGGAGTAACCATACCTGAATTATCATCCATAGCAGAATTTAGAAAATTTGAAAAAATGGAATTTAGCCTAGCTAAATTAGAAGATTTTTTAAAAGAACTTAAAGATAAGAAAATTACTAATTTGATAGTTTGTGGGATCGAAACGCATATTTGTATTCAACAAACAGTCTTAGATTGTTTACAAAAAGGATTTGAAATCATTCTCATATCAGATGCCATGGGAAGTCGAAATAGGATAGATCATGAAATAGCATTACAAAGAATGACTCGAAGTGGGGCGACCTTAACAACAACTGAGTCAATAATTTTTGAATTATGCAAGACTGCGGATAGAAAAGAATTTAAAGAAATTAGAAATATAATAATGAGTTAA
- a CDS encoding transcriptional repressor, with product MSFSSQYKVITSPLSDGLHKDGKRLTPQRLKVLNLFENIGSGKHLSAEEVHEKLVKTSSKVSLATIYRTLRLLVQMGLLHELELSEGGHRYELLSNDTPDHHHLICIRCGRTEEFENDEVLEAGKVAAKVNGFKLIESSLNVRAICPNCI from the coding sequence TTGTCATTTTCCTCGCAATACAAAGTCATTACATCGCCTCTTAGTGATGGATTACATAAAGATGGGAAGAGGTTAACTCCTCAGAGGCTCAAGGTTCTTAATTTATTTGAAAATATTGGCTCTGGAAAGCATCTTAGTGCTGAAGAGGTTCATGAAAAGTTAGTTAAAACAAGCTCCAAAGTTTCACTAGCAACAATTTATAGAACTTTAAGACTTTTAGTCCAAATGGGTTTGCTTCATGAATTAGAACTAAGTGAGGGTGGACACAGATATGAATTGCTTAGTAATGACACACCGGATCATCATCATTTGATTTGTATTAGGTGTGGAAGAACAGAAGAATTTGAAAACGATGAAGTTTTAGAAGCAGGCAAAGTTGCAGCAAAAGTTAATGGTTTTAAACTAATTGAATCCTCTTTAAATGTAAGAGCTATTTGTCCTAATTGCATTTAG
- the arsS gene encoding arsenosugar biosynthesis radical SAM protein ArsS (Some members of this family are selenoproteins.), with product MKEKFPSIYKEPIETLQINIGYKCNQACNHCHVNSSPLRTEKMSKEMISLIPKVIEKYKIKTLDITGGAPELHPEFKNLITSLSTKQVDIIDRCNLTIFFEEGYEDIPQFLAKNKVIVTASLPCYEKNNVDSQRGFGVFEKSINAIKILNDLGYGKKENGLQLNLVYNPVSPILPPSQDILEKDYKKILLEKYNIVFNSLYTITNMPINRYEESLRREGKLNTYYKLLKENFNAKNLENLMCKKTISVNWLGEIYDCDFNQQINFRENKGPNTLFDLLDESFTFDYGVAVKEHCFACTAGAGSSCGGTLS from the coding sequence ATGAAAGAAAAATTTCCCTCAATATATAAAGAACCTATAGAAACATTGCAAATTAACATAGGTTATAAATGCAATCAGGCTTGTAATCATTGTCATGTCAATTCGAGTCCCCTAAGGACTGAAAAGATGTCTAAAGAAATGATATCTCTTATCCCAAAGGTAATTGAAAAATACAAAATCAAGACTTTAGATATTACAGGTGGTGCGCCAGAACTCCACCCAGAATTTAAAAACCTAATAACCAGTCTGAGCACAAAACAAGTTGATATTATTGATAGATGCAATTTGACAATTTTCTTTGAAGAAGGTTATGAAGATATTCCTCAATTTCTTGCCAAGAATAAAGTGATAGTTACTGCTTCGCTACCGTGTTATGAAAAAAATAATGTTGATTCTCAAAGGGGTTTTGGGGTTTTTGAAAAAAGTATTAATGCCATAAAAATTCTTAATGATTTAGGCTATGGAAAGAAAGAAAATGGACTACAATTAAATCTTGTTTACAATCCTGTAAGCCCAATTCTCCCTCCTTCTCAAGACATATTGGAGAAGGATTACAAAAAAATACTTTTAGAGAAATACAATATCGTTTTTAATAGTTTATACACAATAACTAATATGCCAATAAATAGATATGAAGAATCTCTTAGAAGAGAAGGAAAACTAAATACTTATTACAAATTACTAAAAGAAAATTTTAATGCAAAAAATTTAGAAAATCTCATGTGTAAAAAGACAATTAGTGTAAATTGGCTAGGAGAAATTTATGATTGTGACTTTAACCAACAGATAAATTTTCGAGAGAATAAAGGACCGAATACACTTTTTGATCTATTGGATGAATCATTTACTTTTGACTACGGGGTAGCTGTAAAAGAACATTGTTTTGCTTGCACTGCAGGTGCAGGGTCAAGTTGTGGAGGGACTTTGAGTTAA
- the stpA gene encoding glucosylglycerol 3-phosphatase — translation MEHIASNLKAQKQLISSKNILIIQDIDGVCIPLVKDPMTRKLEPKYIYAVKEFAEEFFVLTCGEHEGPRGVNRIIERSLKSTTEAKNKELYLRGLAACGVEYQDNKGKISFEGVSEKELTFLSKVPSLIRPKFNFIVKNIFPELSQEDINFHAVKSICETRFSPTINFNSLFDLVHKDSDKRKLIQISFEKMMNEIILKAESEGLKNSFFLHISPNLGNKNGREIIKLSSQDDIGSTDIQLLIKGAVKDSGVLFLLNKYIADKTGKAPFGRNFNFRNSPNSVTEKIDLCKRSIQKEDMPLIVGVGDTVTSKKNNDEKSFLRGGSDRSFLEFIQILGNEFGIKNKIIFVDSSSGEVERPSTKKTGLTGISDVNDNLKFDIVFKNGPKEYISWFIELANKRSNFKKNS, via the coding sequence ATGGAACATATAGCAAGTAATTTAAAGGCACAAAAACAATTAATTTCTTCTAAAAATATCTTAATTATTCAAGATATTGATGGGGTTTGTATCCCTTTAGTTAAAGATCCAATGACTAGAAAATTAGAACCAAAATATATCTATGCAGTAAAAGAGTTTGCCGAGGAATTCTTTGTTTTAACTTGCGGGGAACATGAAGGTCCAAGAGGGGTTAACAGAATAATAGAAAGAAGTTTAAAGAGCACTACTGAGGCTAAAAACAAAGAACTATATTTAAGAGGTTTAGCAGCCTGTGGAGTAGAGTATCAAGACAACAAAGGTAAAATAAGTTTTGAAGGAGTCTCAGAAAAAGAACTAACTTTTTTATCTAAAGTACCAAGTTTAATAAGACCAAAATTTAATTTTATAGTTAAGAATATTTTTCCTGAACTTAGCCAAGAAGATATCAATTTTCACGCAGTAAAATCAATATGTGAAACACGCTTCTCACCAACGATTAATTTCAATAGTCTATTTGATTTAGTTCACAAAGATTCTGATAAAAGAAAGCTTATTCAAATTAGTTTTGAAAAAATGATGAATGAAATCATCTTAAAAGCTGAATCAGAAGGCCTCAAAAACTCATTTTTCCTTCATATTTCACCAAATTTAGGTAATAAAAATGGTAGAGAAATAATTAAACTCTCTTCTCAAGATGATATCGGATCAACAGACATACAATTACTTATTAAAGGAGCAGTTAAAGATTCTGGAGTTTTATTTCTTTTAAATAAATATATTGCAGATAAAACTGGTAAAGCTCCTTTTGGAAGAAATTTTAATTTTAGAAACTCTCCAAATTCTGTTACGGAAAAAATTGACTTATGCAAAAGATCTATTCAAAAAGAAGATATGCCTTTGATTGTAGGAGTTGGTGACACAGTCACATCAAAAAAAAATAATGATGAAAAAAGTTTTTTAAGAGGAGGAAGTGATAGGTCTTTTCTAGAATTCATACAAATATTAGGTAATGAATTTGGGATTAAGAATAAAATAATTTTTGTAGATAGTAGTTCTGGCGAGGTTGAAAGACCCTCTACAAAAAAAACTGGTTTAACAGGGATCAGTGATGTTAATGACAACTTAAAGTTTGACATAGTTTTTAAAAATGGTCCCAAAGAATACATAAGTTGGTTTATTGAACTTGCTAATAAAAGATCAAACTTTAAAAAAAATAGTTGA
- a CDS encoding O-acetylhomoserine aminocarboxypropyltransferase/cysteine synthase has translation MSNQKFETLQLHAGQVPDPTTNSRAVPIYQTSSYVFDNAEHGANLFGLKEFGNIYTRLMNPTTDVFEKRMAALEGGMAALATSSGQAAQFLAIVNCMTAGDNFVSTSFLYGGTYNQFKVQFPRLGIEVKFADGDSIDSFRNKIDDKTKAIYVESMGNPRFNIPDFDGLSALAKENGIPLIVDNTLGAGGALIRPIDFGADVVVESATKWIGGHGTSIGGVIVDAGTFDWGNGKFPLMSEPSAAYHGLVHWDAFGFGSDICKSLGVPDNRNIAFALRARLECLRDWGSAQSPFNSFLLLQGLETLSLRIERQTSNALELAKWLDSNSNVSSVNYPGLESDPYYSSAKKYTTGRGMGCMLMFSLNGGYENAVKFIDSLKLASHLANVGDSKTLVIHPASTTHQQLSEEEQLSAGVTPTMVRVSVGIEHIDDIKADFEQALSQIT, from the coding sequence TTGAGCAACCAAAAGTTCGAGACACTTCAATTACATGCAGGCCAAGTGCCTGATCCAACTACAAATTCTAGAGCAGTACCCATTTATCAAACTAGTTCATATGTCTTTGATAATGCAGAGCATGGAGCTAATCTTTTTGGATTAAAAGAATTTGGAAATATTTATACTCGACTTATGAACCCCACCACAGATGTCTTCGAAAAAAGAATGGCAGCTTTGGAGGGAGGAATGGCAGCACTTGCGACATCCTCAGGACAAGCTGCTCAATTCTTGGCAATTGTGAACTGCATGACAGCAGGAGATAATTTTGTCTCTACATCTTTTCTATATGGTGGGACCTACAATCAATTTAAAGTACAATTTCCAAGATTAGGAATAGAAGTTAAATTTGCAGATGGTGATAGTATCGATAGTTTTAGAAATAAAATTGATGATAAAACCAAAGCAATATATGTCGAATCAATGGGAAATCCTCGGTTCAACATTCCAGATTTTGATGGACTTTCTGCTTTAGCAAAGGAAAATGGAATTCCTTTAATAGTTGATAATACCCTTGGTGCTGGTGGTGCTTTAATAAGACCAATTGATTTTGGAGCCGATGTTGTTGTAGAAAGTGCAACGAAATGGATCGGTGGACATGGAACAAGTATCGGAGGGGTTATTGTTGATGCCGGAACCTTTGACTGGGGAAATGGTAAATTCCCACTAATGAGTGAGCCAAGCGCTGCTTATCATGGGCTCGTTCATTGGGACGCTTTTGGTTTTGGTAGTGATATCTGCAAATCTTTGGGAGTACCTGATAATAGAAATATAGCTTTTGCGTTAAGAGCAAGACTTGAATGCCTGAGAGACTGGGGATCAGCTCAAAGTCCTTTTAATTCGTTTTTGTTATTGCAGGGTCTGGAAACTTTAAGTTTAAGAATAGAAAGACAAACTTCTAATGCTCTTGAATTAGCAAAATGGTTGGATTCTAATTCTAATGTAAGTAGTGTTAATTACCCAGGCCTAGAATCTGATCCATATTACTCAAGTGCCAAAAAATACACTACTGGAAGAGGAATGGGTTGCATGCTTATGTTCTCTCTTAATGGGGGGTATGAAAATGCAGTAAAATTTATTGATTCCTTAAAATTAGCGAGCCACCTTGCTAACGTGGGGGATTCAAAAACATTAGTAATTCATCCTGCTTCAACAACTCATCAGCAATTATCTGAAGAAGAACAATTATCTGCAGGTGTTACTCCTACGATGGTAAGAGTTTCTGTAGGAATTGAGCATATTGATGATATAAAAGCAGATTTCGAACAAGCACTTTCACAAATCACATAG
- a CDS encoding homoserine O-succinyltransferase yields the protein MALIIPSNYHKISDVEKNHISWIEPELAKRQDIRPLRIGILNIMPLGKQYEFNLLHPLGLSPLQIEPVWIKLETHSYKTWDLNHLNNLYITWEEANNPELLDGIIITGAPIEHLAFEEVKYWDEFVKIVNEARNSCASTLGLCWAGFALAYLAGVDKQVFDRKLFGVFPLKSLVPGHPLMGTQDDEFICPQSRFAGLPDLEMEKAQKEGRLNLLAYGENVGYTIFESNDQKQLMHLGHPEYTVHRIISEIERDKEKGDVPPPKNFDLNSSKTAWRSHRNLLFQQWLWFCYQQVSLN from the coding sequence TTGGCTTTAATAATTCCTAGTAACTATCACAAGATTAGTGATGTTGAGAAAAATCACATATCTTGGATTGAACCAGAATTGGCAAAAAGACAGGATATACGTCCTCTTAGGATTGGTATTTTAAATATTATGCCTCTTGGCAAGCAGTATGAATTTAACTTACTACATCCACTTGGTTTATCTCCTCTTCAAATTGAGCCAGTTTGGATAAAGCTTGAAACTCACTCTTATAAAACTTGGGATCTTAATCATCTAAATAATCTATACATAACTTGGGAAGAAGCAAATAATCCAGAACTGTTAGATGGAATCATTATTACTGGAGCACCTATTGAGCACCTAGCCTTTGAGGAGGTTAAGTATTGGGATGAATTTGTAAAAATTGTAAATGAAGCCAGAAATTCTTGTGCGAGTACTCTTGGATTATGTTGGGCGGGCTTTGCGCTGGCTTATTTAGCAGGGGTTGATAAGCAAGTTTTTGATAGGAAATTATTTGGGGTATTCCCTTTAAAAAGTCTTGTTCCTGGACACCCATTGATGGGTACACAAGATGATGAATTTATATGTCCTCAAAGTAGATTTGCTGGATTACCAGATTTGGAAATGGAGAAGGCCCAAAAAGAAGGGAGATTGAATTTGTTGGCTTATGGAGAAAACGTCGGATATACAATATTTGAATCTAATGATCAAAAACAACTTATGCATTTAGGTCATCCTGAATATACGGTGCATAGAATTATTAGTGAAATTGAAAGAGACAAAGAAAAGGGAGATGTTCCTCCTCCTAAAAATTTTGATCTAAATAGTTCAAAAACCGCTTGGAGATCCCATAGGAATTTGCTTTTTCAGCAATGGCTTTGGTTTTGTTATCAACAAGTTAGTCTTAATTAA
- a CDS encoding SulP family inorganic anion transporter has translation MSNFSRYLSKNWLDDPKSNILSGLVVAFAMIPEAIAFSGIAGVDPKVGLFGAFCLSITIAIVGGRRGMITSATGSTALLMTGLVAYGESQAPGLGVPYLIAAGILTGIFQILWGYLRLAYQMRFVPTGVLSGFVNALALLIFQAQLPQLGIGIKESKGLVEQTISQYPINSQIPVVWILVILGLVIIYGLPKITKVVPSQLIAIVVITLISIFFNLDVPTVSDLGKLPDGLPSISLPFGSIENGKVPFSLETLGIILPTSLAISLVGLMETFLTQDILDDVTDTSSNKNKEARGQGIANIVASLFGGMAGCALVGQSVMNTENGGKSRLSTLSSGISLLIMIILLKSWIGAIPMAALVAIMITIAISTADINGLKNIRKIPKSDTAVMLMTFAVTMLTKPHNLALGVIAGVALAAILFSRKVAKVITVSRAKENNLITYKVKGQLFFVSKIYFLQGFDIHEHPENIVIDMSSAHIWDQSGVVALEQIIRKFQNGGSKVEIVGLNKESLNLFERLGGIESAH, from the coding sequence ATGTCAAATTTCTCAAGATATTTATCTAAAAATTGGTTAGATGATCCAAAGTCAAATATACTCTCTGGCTTAGTTGTTGCTTTTGCAATGATCCCAGAAGCAATTGCTTTTTCAGGTATAGCTGGTGTAGATCCTAAAGTTGGCCTTTTTGGTGCATTTTGCTTATCTATAACAATTGCGATTGTTGGAGGAAGAAGGGGGATGATCACTTCAGCCACAGGTTCAACAGCTCTTTTAATGACTGGACTTGTTGCTTATGGAGAATCACAAGCTCCTGGATTAGGAGTCCCATATCTTATTGCAGCAGGAATATTAACTGGAATATTCCAAATTCTTTGGGGATATTTAAGACTTGCCTACCAAATGCGATTCGTCCCAACAGGAGTATTAAGTGGATTTGTAAATGCATTGGCACTTTTAATATTTCAAGCACAACTACCTCAGTTAGGAATAGGTATTAAAGAATCAAAAGGATTAGTTGAACAAACTATCAGTCAATATCCAATTAACTCTCAGATTCCAGTAGTTTGGATTCTTGTAATCCTGGGATTAGTAATTATCTATGGGCTTCCAAAAATCACAAAAGTAGTCCCATCTCAACTTATCGCAATAGTAGTAATTACTCTTATAAGCATATTCTTTAATCTAGATGTCCCAACAGTTAGTGATTTGGGTAAATTACCTGATGGATTACCAAGTATTTCTCTCCCTTTTGGATCAATAGAAAATGGGAAAGTACCTTTTAGTCTTGAAACATTAGGAATAATTTTACCGACCTCACTAGCAATATCTCTCGTGGGTTTAATGGAAACCTTTTTAACTCAAGATATTTTAGACGATGTAACTGATACAAGTTCTAATAAAAATAAAGAAGCAAGAGGACAGGGTATCGCGAATATTGTGGCATCCTTATTTGGTGGGATGGCAGGATGTGCATTAGTAGGGCAATCTGTTATGAATACTGAAAATGGTGGCAAATCTAGATTATCAACCCTCTCCTCAGGTATATCTTTACTAATTATGATTATCCTCTTGAAGTCTTGGATTGGAGCAATACCAATGGCTGCTTTAGTAGCAATCATGATAACAATCGCAATAAGTACAGCAGATATAAATGGATTAAAAAATATTAGAAAGATACCTAAAAGCGATACTGCAGTAATGCTTATGACATTTGCAGTTACAATGCTTACAAAACCTCATAACCTTGCGCTTGGAGTTATTGCAGGAGTTGCATTAGCTGCAATTCTTTTCAGCAGAAAAGTCGCAAAAGTTATAACTGTCTCAAGAGCTAAAGAAAATAATTTGATTACCTACAAAGTAAAAGGACAGTTATTTTTTGTAAGTAAAATTTATTTTTTACAAGGATTTGATATTCATGAACATCCTGAAAATATTGTAATTGATATGTCTTCAGCTCATATTTGGGATCAAAGTGGCGTTGTTGCTCTTGAGCAAATTATTAGAAAATTCCAGAATGGTGGCTCTAAAGTTGAAATTGTAGGATTAAATAAAGAAAGTCTTAACTTATTTGAAAGACTAGGTGGTATAGAAAGCGCTCATTAA
- a CDS encoding FAD-binding protein — translation MKNNSLLEVPNINSKDAKLKKLIYDVDESLFYEDKYSNEEFEHLCVCSGGTTSSCAKNGFTTLDLRKNYNKVHLDRKTNLVTIGGGVIMGDLVNHLQKHNRSFPIGLSKLPGAGYILTGGVSPLSRAYGLAIDNIESIKGFLGNGTFISLKKNQINPEEQLIWEAIKGAAPFFSIITEIELKTIQSNPIKVIEGFVNLNELSEIIKLSEEFPENISLQWIYAQKIYIYIFAELSNLEDKRTEENLMLLDKFPALEKQIYENFNKINFFPKELNLYELNANNHSEVISLLGEDLKNDIPIFIKCLSEIMDSKPNNSCYIASQQLGGKTKKLNHGASFFVHRKSTWKPWIYASWKKNDLQEKEVALEWIYKSWSKLKRFYPNIHLAQLHNHLNSHEEEITLAFGNRVNELKTLKNIFDPQGILPPL, via the coding sequence GTGAAAAATAATAGTTTGCTTGAAGTTCCAAATATCAACTCAAAAGATGCAAAATTAAAGAAATTAATTTATGACGTTGATGAGTCCTTATTTTATGAGGATAAATATTCTAATGAAGAATTCGAGCACCTTTGCGTATGTAGTGGAGGTACAACCTCTAGCTGTGCAAAAAATGGTTTTACAACTCTTGATCTAAGAAAAAATTACAACAAAGTTCACCTAGATAGAAAAACCAATTTAGTAACAATTGGAGGTGGAGTAATAATGGGGGATCTAGTAAATCATTTACAAAAACATAATCGAAGTTTTCCAATCGGACTTTCTAAACTTCCTGGAGCAGGCTATATACTCACTGGTGGAGTAAGCCCGCTCAGTAGAGCTTACGGATTAGCAATTGATAATATTGAATCAATAAAAGGTTTCTTGGGAAATGGCACATTTATCTCTTTAAAAAAAAATCAAATAAATCCAGAAGAACAATTGATTTGGGAAGCAATTAAAGGCGCAGCACCCTTCTTTTCAATTATTACCGAAATAGAACTTAAAACTATCCAATCTAATCCAATAAAGGTTATTGAAGGATTTGTAAATCTAAATGAACTTTCAGAAATAATAAAACTATCAGAGGAATTTCCAGAAAATATTAGTCTTCAATGGATTTATGCTCAAAAAATTTATATATATATTTTTGCTGAACTCAGTAATTTAGAAGATAAAAGAACAGAAGAAAACTTAATGCTTCTAGACAAATTTCCTGCTCTAGAAAAACAAATTTATGAAAACTTTAACAAAATTAATTTTTTTCCAAAGGAATTGAATTTATATGAGCTAAATGCAAATAACCATTCTGAGGTAATTAGTCTTCTTGGAGAAGATTTAAAAAATGATATCCCAATTTTTATAAAATGTTTGAGTGAAATAATGGATAGTAAACCTAATAATTCCTGTTATATTGCTTCTCAACAATTAGGTGGCAAAACTAAAAAGTTAAATCATGGAGCAAGCTTTTTTGTTCATAGAAAAAGTACTTGGAAACCATGGATATATGCATCATGGAAAAAAAATGATCTTCAAGAAAAAGAAGTCGCTCTGGAATGGATTTATAAATCATGGAGCAAGCTAAAAAGGTTTTATCCAAATATTCACTTAGCCCAATTGCATAATCATTTGAATTCTCATGAAGAAGAAATTACATTAGCCTTTGGAAATAGAGTGAACGAATTAAAAACTTTAAAGAATATTTTTGACCCACAAGGTATTTTGCCTCCTCTATGA
- a CDS encoding sirohydrochlorin chelatase: MELQANYYFSLHDNVLYYYGISNNLILDNLDSKLNNQVAILICGHGSRNKLAITEFQELTKFIQQRYPNFLVEYGFLEFAKPSLVDALDKLKDLSIKKVIAIPAMLFAAGHVKNDIPSLLMNYSSKTGIEIIYGRELGINNLMISAACERVKDVFKQNNTLKPEESLLVVVGRGSSDPDANSNVSKITRMIVEGIGLGWGETVFSGVTFPLVEPGLKNVVRLGYKNIIIFPYFLFSGVLVTRIKRQSDLVAINNPNISFIHAKYLSSQSYVVDTFIERIEEILNDEGNNFMNCSTCKYRSNLFGFEKEVGMVQESHHDHVEGLGISCDLCDPECNGACETQNQIPTHNQEKSNSRGGDNLEHEHVEAHQHEHNHYHHHHSIYPNSKHPLGPVTLRLPNEDQILRKSVENQ; the protein is encoded by the coding sequence TTGGAACTTCAAGCAAACTATTATTTTTCACTACATGATAATGTTCTTTACTATTATGGTATAAGTAATAACTTGATTTTGGATAATTTAGATTCGAAGTTAAATAATCAAGTCGCGATACTTATCTGTGGACACGGGAGCAGAAATAAACTAGCCATTACTGAATTTCAAGAATTAACTAAGTTTATCCAACAAAGATATCCAAATTTTTTGGTTGAATATGGTTTCTTAGAATTCGCTAAACCTTCACTTGTTGATGCTCTAGACAAATTAAAAGATCTTTCTATAAAAAAAGTAATTGCAATACCCGCAATGCTTTTCGCTGCTGGCCATGTGAAAAATGATATACCTAGCTTGCTTATGAATTATTCAAGTAAAACAGGTATTGAAATAATTTATGGAAGAGAATTAGGTATTAATAATTTAATGATTAGTGCAGCTTGTGAAAGAGTTAAAGATGTATTTAAACAAAATAATACTCTCAAACCTGAAGAATCATTATTAGTTGTTGTTGGTAGAGGTTCTTCTGACCCAGATGCGAATTCCAATGTTTCAAAAATTACGAGAATGATCGTAGAAGGTATTGGTTTAGGGTGGGGGGAAACAGTCTTTTCTGGGGTAACTTTCCCTCTAGTTGAACCTGGCTTGAAAAATGTTGTGAGACTTGGTTATAAAAATATAATAATTTTTCCTTATTTCCTTTTCTCAGGTGTCCTTGTCACAAGAATAAAAAGGCAAAGTGATTTAGTTGCTATTAATAATCCAAATATTTCATTTATACATGCAAAATATCTTTCGTCACAATCTTATGTGGTCGACACTTTTATAGAAAGGATTGAGGAGATTCTTAATGACGAAGGTAATAATTTTATGAATTGCTCAACTTGTAAATATAGATCAAATTTATTTGGCTTTGAAAAAGAAGTTGGAATGGTACAAGAAAGTCATCATGACCATGTAGAGGGCTTGGGTATCAGTTGTGATTTATGTGATCCTGAATGTAATGGTGCTTGTGAAACACAAAATCAAATCCCAACTCATAACCAAGAAAAATCAAACTCAAGAGGAGGAGATAACTTAGAACATGAACATGTAGAGGCTCATCAACATGAACATAATCACTATCACCATCACCATAGTATTTATCCAAACTCAAAACACCCTTTAGGACCTGTCACGCTTCGCTTGCCTAATGAAGACCAAATCTTAAGAAAATCCGTTGAAAATCAATGA
- a CDS encoding DUF2811 domain-containing protein has product MDQISQSNLTKKKLIECSSKKVSLETELSETLYNTMKDFVLSNPTWDQYKLINSALATFLVQNGCTDNSVSEIYLNQLFTPSKSF; this is encoded by the coding sequence ATGGATCAAATCAGCCAATCAAATTTAACTAAAAAGAAACTCATAGAGTGTTCTTCAAAAAAAGTCTCATTAGAAACAGAGCTTTCAGAAACTCTTTATAACACTATGAAAGATTTCGTATTAAGTAATCCAACTTGGGATCAATATAAGCTTATAAATTCAGCATTAGCAACTTTTCTCGTTCAAAACGGATGTACAGATAATTCTGTCTCAGAAATTTATTTAAATCAATTATTTACACCTTCTAAGTCCTTTTAA